The nucleotide window CGGCATCAACATCGAGATGATCTCCACCAGCGAGATCCGCATCTCGGTCGTCACCCGCGCCGACACCATCAACCAGGCCCTGCGCGTGGTACACACTGCGTTCGGCCTCGACAGCGACGCGGATGCCGTCGTGCACGGCGGCACCGGCCGCTAAGCCGCGAACCACGCCCGGCCGCGCCCGCCCGGCAGCTGCTCCCCGAGCATCCGCCCCGAGGGTCCCGCGGCGACCAACTGTTCCCGAAGCGGACATTTACGCCCGGTACGCCGGGACCATTTGTCCGCATCGGCAACAGTTGCGCACCGGGCATCCACGCCAGGCCGAACCACCAGCCCCACCCCGTTCCACGGCATAACTCCTGCACTTTCTGCCAAAAACAGCCGTTTGGCCCGGTTTCCGCGCCGAACGGGGAGAATTGCAGGAGTTACGCGCACACCCGGCATGAGACACCCGGCACGAGACACCCCGGCACCACGAGACACCCCGGCATCACAGACACCCCGGCACGAGATTTGACTGAGTAAGGACCACACAGTGACCAGCACCGCAGCCACCAGCACCGCACCCAGCAGCAGCACCCGTGCGGGCATCAACATCGGCGTCGTCGGCGCCACCGGCCAGGTCGGCGCCGTCGTGCGTCGCCTGCTCGAGGAGCGCGACTTCCCGGTCGCCAGCATCCGCTACTTCGCCTCGGCGCGCTCGGCCGGCACGACCCTGCCCTGGCACGACGATAAGATCGTCGTCGAAGACGCCTCGACCGCCGACCCGACCGGCCTGGATGTGGCGATCTTCTCCGCCGGCGCCACCCTCTCCAAGAGCCAGGCGCCGCGCTTCGCCGCTGCCGGCGTCACCGTGGTCGACAACTCGTCGGGCTGGCGGATGGACCCCGACGTGCCTTTGGTCGTCAGCGAGGTCAACCCGGAGGCCATCGACCAGGCCGTCAAGGGCATCATCGCCAACCCCAACTGCACCACCATGGCCGCCATGCCCGTGCTCAAGGTGCTGCACGACGAGGCCGGCCTCGAGCGTCTCATCGTGAGCACCTACCAGGCGGTCTCCGGCAGCGGCCTGGCCGGCGCGCAGGAGCTGGCCACCCAGATCCGTGCCGCCGCCAGCGACGACAACCTCTTCCAGCTCGTGCACGATGGCTCGAGTGTGAGCATGCCCGAGCCCACCGTCTACAAGCGCCCGATCGCGTTCGACGTCATCCCGCTGGCCGGGTCGATCGTCGACGACGGCCAGTTCGAGACGGATGAGGAGAAGAAGCTCCGCAACGAGAGCCGCAAGATCCTCGGCCTGCCCGAGCTACTGGTCTCCGGCACCTGCGTGCGTGTGCCCGTCTTCACCGGCCACTCCCTCTCCATCAACGTCGAATTCGCCCGGCCGATCTCGGTCGCCCGCGCCACCGAACTGCTCAGCACCGCCCCCGGCGTCGAGCTCTCCGACATCCCCACCCCGCTGCAGGCCGCCGGCGCCGACCCGAGCTTCGTCGGTCGCATCCGTCAGGACGAAGGTGTGCCGAACGGCCGCGGACTGGCCCTGTTCATCAGCAACGACAACCTGCGCAAGGGAGCCGCGCTCAACGCCGTGCAGATCGCCGAACTGCTGGCGGCGAAACTCGCCGTCAGGTAGTTTGCGCGCACTGAACCGTCACGCCTCCCGACTCCACTA belongs to Cryobacterium sp. SO2 and includes:
- a CDS encoding aspartate-semialdehyde dehydrogenase; the protein is MTSTAATSTAPSSSTRAGINIGVVGATGQVGAVVRRLLEERDFPVASIRYFASARSAGTTLPWHDDKIVVEDASTADPTGLDVAIFSAGATLSKSQAPRFAAAGVTVVDNSSGWRMDPDVPLVVSEVNPEAIDQAVKGIIANPNCTTMAAMPVLKVLHDEAGLERLIVSTYQAVSGSGLAGAQELATQIRAAASDDNLFQLVHDGSSVSMPEPTVYKRPIAFDVIPLAGSIVDDGQFETDEEKKLRNESRKILGLPELLVSGTCVRVPVFTGHSLSINVEFARPISVARATELLSTAPGVELSDIPTPLQAAGADPSFVGRIRQDEGVPNGRGLALFISNDNLRKGAALNAVQIAELLAAKLAVR